The following proteins are co-located in the Sporolactobacillus pectinivorans genome:
- a CDS encoding TetR/AcrR family transcriptional regulator, with translation MSTKQDIFDCALALFSEKGYNGISIRDIAQKVGIKGSSIYNHYHGKKAIMDDICQTFVKTLAFSRPPIAEIEKKIDTMTAGEVIKSLIIAYGTRINEKWTQMARLIFSEHFYNDAARKIFLEEILENNVSYYVSVLTEMERKGKIKGIDKLLVATLFNNEQVMLSMQYAHCRTGEERKKLAELMMQSADYFFEKMEAKKDEGSK, from the coding sequence ATGAGTACAAAGCAAGACATTTTTGATTGCGCGCTCGCTCTTTTTTCCGAAAAAGGGTATAACGGTATATCAATACGTGATATTGCGCAAAAAGTCGGCATTAAAGGAAGTTCCATCTATAATCACTATCATGGGAAAAAGGCAATCATGGATGACATCTGCCAGACCTTCGTAAAAACGTTAGCATTTTCACGTCCCCCAATTGCTGAAATTGAAAAAAAAATTGATACGATGACTGCCGGAGAAGTGATTAAATCCTTAATTATCGCTTACGGTACACGGATTAACGAGAAATGGACACAGATGGCCCGGTTAATTTTTTCAGAACACTTCTACAACGATGCGGCGAGAAAAATTTTTCTTGAGGAAATTCTTGAAAATAACGTTTCTTATTATGTATCTGTTCTGACGGAGATGGAGCGCAAAGGAAAAATTAAAGGGATTGATAAGCTTCTGGTCGCTACCCTTTTCAACAATGAGCAGGTGATGCTGTCTATGCAGTACGCGCATTGCCGCACAGGTGAAGAGAGGAAAAAGCTTGCTGAGCTGATGATGCAAAGCGCAGATTATTTTTTTGAAAAAATGGAGGCTAAAAAAGATGAAGGCAGCAAATAA
- a CDS encoding winged helix-turn-helix transcriptional regulator, which produces MRNRKEGYGRCTDSLEYACPVEVTLDIIGGKWKGVILFHLLYKTRRFNEFRRLIPGITQRMLTLQLRELENDGIVHREVYPVVPPKVEYSLTEFGETLSPIIISMRTWGKKYSAQVKQQKREQERQLNME; this is translated from the coding sequence ATGAGAAATCGAAAAGAAGGGTACGGAAGGTGTACAGATAGTCTTGAGTACGCCTGTCCGGTCGAAGTCACACTGGACATCATCGGGGGTAAATGGAAGGGTGTGATTCTCTTCCATCTGCTTTATAAAACACGGCGGTTCAACGAATTCAGGCGATTAATTCCCGGAATCACGCAGCGTATGCTGACGTTGCAGCTTCGGGAACTGGAGAATGACGGAATCGTCCATCGGGAAGTTTACCCTGTTGTTCCGCCGAAAGTGGAATATTCGCTGACAGAATTCGGTGAAACGTTGTCGCCGATCATTATCAGTATGAGAACATGGGGGAAGAAGTATTCTGCGCAAGTTAAGCAGCAAAAACGAGAACAGGAACGGCAGTTGAATATGGAATGA
- a CDS encoding zinc-binding alcohol dehydrogenase family protein, protein MKAVGLYKYLPINDPESLIDVTIPKPKAAGHDLLVKIKAISVNPVDVKVRAPKDKAEQTPKILGWDVAGVVKEVGEAVTLFQPGDEVYYAGSIDRQGCYSEYQLVEENIVAKKPASLSFAEAAALPLTTITAWEALFDRLSVSKTKDDNKGKSILIINAAGGVGSIATQLASYLGLTVIGTASRTETAEWAKQRGAHIIINHHEDFLPQLEKEGTPAVDYILCLHSTDRHWNNMAQVIAPQGHIASIVETEKVHDLGLLKSKSVSFAWEFMFTRALYQTEDRIEQHRLLDEVAKLVDQGIIKTTINKQLKGINAATLREAHQIIESNQMIGKLVVVE, encoded by the coding sequence ATGAAAGCTGTAGGCTTGTACAAATACCTCCCCATCAATGATCCCGAAAGTCTGATCGACGTGACCATACCCAAACCGAAAGCAGCGGGACATGATCTTTTAGTTAAAATAAAAGCAATCTCTGTCAATCCTGTCGATGTGAAAGTCAGAGCCCCTAAAGATAAAGCAGAACAAACACCCAAAATACTGGGCTGGGATGTCGCAGGTGTTGTCAAAGAAGTAGGTGAGGCAGTCACACTTTTTCAGCCAGGTGATGAAGTCTACTATGCCGGATCGATTGACCGTCAGGGATGCTACAGTGAATATCAACTTGTAGAAGAGAACATCGTCGCAAAAAAACCGGCTTCGCTCAGCTTTGCGGAAGCAGCCGCGCTGCCATTAACAACGATTACCGCTTGGGAAGCCCTGTTTGATCGCCTTAGTGTTTCAAAAACAAAGGATGATAACAAAGGAAAGTCCATTCTGATCATCAACGCGGCCGGTGGTGTGGGGTCGATTGCCACGCAGTTAGCCAGCTATTTGGGCCTAACGGTCATCGGTACCGCGTCCAGAACTGAAACCGCAGAGTGGGCCAAACAGCGTGGTGCGCACATTATCATTAATCACCATGAAGACTTTCTTCCACAGCTTGAAAAAGAAGGCACCCCTGCTGTCGACTACATTTTATGCCTGCACTCTACGGACAGGCATTGGAACAATATGGCGCAGGTGATTGCTCCTCAAGGACACATTGCTTCAATCGTTGAAACAGAAAAGGTTCACGATCTGGGTCTATTAAAGAGTAAAAGTGTTTCGTTTGCATGGGAATTTATGTTTACGCGGGCACTTTATCAAACAGAGGACCGTATCGAACAACACCGACTGCTCGATGAAGTGGCAAAGTTGGTGGATCAGGGGATCATTAAAACCACAATCAATAAACAGCTGAAAGGGATTAATGCGGCTACCCTTCGCGAAGCGCATCAAATCATTGAATCCAATCAAATGATCGGAAAATTAGTTGTTGTCGAATAA
- a CDS encoding ABC transporter permease: MFHLIKLEQQKNKLEWFVKGAVLATIFILVFSCLLPIMERSDGQQGISNSADYLMFIGAFVRGVFIVFAAVLISKIIIEEFKNRTILVMFSYPINRKRILSAKLILIFCMTFIAMTLSNIIVIIGFFGLNQIVHLTSAMNLTPADFLAAIVKLILFNLATAGAGLVPLYFGMIKYSTPTTIVSSLLIVMVTSSSVGPSFSLASIIYIPLGLALIALCIVAGTIRKIDRIDVN, translated from the coding sequence TTGTTCCATTTGATAAAACTTGAGCAGCAAAAAAATAAATTAGAATGGTTTGTTAAGGGGGCCGTTCTTGCAACCATCTTCATTCTGGTTTTTTCATGTCTGCTTCCAATAATGGAAAGGAGCGACGGACAGCAAGGAATAAGTAATTCCGCAGATTATTTAATGTTCATCGGGGCCTTTGTCAGGGGTGTCTTTATTGTTTTTGCCGCTGTACTTATTTCGAAGATAATCATTGAAGAGTTTAAGAACCGGACAATCCTTGTCATGTTTTCCTACCCAATTAACCGAAAAAGGATTCTGAGTGCCAAGTTGATTCTTATCTTTTGTATGACGTTCATTGCGATGACCCTCTCAAATATTATAGTGATCATCGGTTTTTTTGGACTGAATCAAATCGTCCATTTGACTTCCGCGATGAATTTGACGCCAGCAGATTTTCTCGCAGCAATAGTAAAGTTAATACTGTTTAACCTGGCAACGGCAGGGGCGGGACTTGTACCCTTATACTTTGGAATGATCAAGTATTCAACACCGACAACAATTGTATCCTCACTTTTGATTGTAATGGTGACGAGTTCATCTGTGGGACCGAGTTTCTCACTCGCCAGCATTATTTATATTCCACTTGGCTTAGCGTTAATTGCGCTTTGCATTGTTGCAGGGACGATTCGAAAAATTGATCGTATTGATGTAAATTAA
- a CDS encoding ABC transporter ATP-binding protein, protein MSYVAQTSNLTKTFQGQDVVSNVTMNIRQGEIYGFLGPNGAGKSTIMKMLTNMIKPSHGDITIFGKPLKHDSFDFLKRIGSMIEYPIFYEKMTVLENLELHCAYMGYHDKKRIRDVLDQVGLESVENKLPKNFSLGMRQRLCVARAILTKPEFLILDEPINGLDPAGIKAMRRLFTTLNKEYSMTILISSHIIGEIEQIADTIGVIKNGKLIEEESMATIKARNTEYIEIVTSQQRKAAMVLHDKLGINSFKVIDDQIIRIYATEVPQSTISKTLIMEDINIESIDRKRTTLEEYFIKKVELDQPMI, encoded by the coding sequence ATGAGTTATGTCGCACAGACAAGCAATCTGACAAAAACATTTCAAGGGCAGGATGTTGTATCTAATGTAACGATGAACATTAGACAAGGTGAAATATACGGGTTTCTCGGACCAAATGGCGCGGGTAAGTCAACGATCATGAAGATGCTGACCAATATGATTAAGCCGTCGCATGGCGACATTACAATCTTCGGGAAACCACTGAAACATGATTCATTCGATTTTTTAAAGCGAATAGGCAGTATGATTGAGTATCCGATTTTTTATGAAAAAATGACTGTGTTGGAAAATTTAGAACTGCATTGTGCGTACATGGGCTATCACGACAAAAAAAGAATTCGCGATGTATTAGATCAGGTGGGTCTCGAAAGTGTTGAAAATAAGCTTCCGAAAAACTTCTCATTAGGGATGAGACAGCGCCTTTGTGTCGCACGGGCGATCCTTACAAAACCGGAATTTCTCATTTTGGATGAACCGATTAACGGCTTGGATCCTGCTGGAATTAAGGCGATGAGACGGTTATTCACCACACTGAATAAAGAGTACAGTATGACCATTTTGATTTCCAGCCATATTATTGGTGAAATTGAACAGATCGCGGACACGATCGGCGTCATTAAGAACGGCAAACTGATTGAAGAAGAGTCTATGGCTACGATAAAGGCGAGAAATACAGAGTATATTGAAATCGTAACAAGTCAGCAGAGGAAGGCAGCAATGGTTCTGCATGATAAACTGGGTATTAATAGTTTTAAGGTGATTGATGATCAAATCATCCGCATCTATGCCACAGAAGTGCCTCAGTCGACCATCTCAAAGACTTTAATAATGGAAGATATTAATATTGAGTCAATTGATAGGAAACGGACAACACTGGAAGAGTATTTTATAAAAAAGGTTGAGCTCGATCAGCCGATGATCTAA
- a CDS encoding sensor histidine kinase: MEASMKRMLANVSHDLKTPLTVIAGYTEMLQSQPQIDDKERARLLQQVHDKTIELIALMNTFFDLAKLESGDKEIPLDKVNLTEICKKNILLFYDWIQTKGLETVIEIPEKPIFALGNEEALNRVLNNLISNALRYGADGKMIGLKVFYDEERVHVEVSDHGKGINETEQESVFERMFTLEESRNKAFQGSGLGLTITKRLIEEMRGDISVQSKPFEKTSFTFSLKYLKRACSKG; this comes from the coding sequence ATGGAAGCCTCGATGAAGCGGATGTTGGCAAATGTATCTCACGACCTCAAAACGCCACTGACCGTGATTGCGGGCTATACTGAAATGCTTCAGAGCCAACCTCAGATTGATGATAAAGAGCGCGCGCGTCTGCTGCAGCAAGTACATGATAAAACGATTGAGCTTATTGCGTTAATGAATACTTTTTTTGATTTAGCAAAGCTCGAGTCTGGTGATAAAGAGATTCCACTTGATAAAGTTAATCTAACTGAGATATGTAAAAAAAATATTCTATTGTTTTATGATTGGATCCAAACAAAAGGACTGGAAACTGTTATCGAAATACCTGAGAAACCGATTTTTGCGCTTGGGAATGAGGAAGCATTAAACCGTGTATTAAATAACCTGATTTCAAATGCCCTTCGCTATGGTGCGGATGGTAAGATGATCGGTTTAAAAGTATTTTATGATGAAGAGCGCGTCCATGTGGAAGTATCCGATCATGGAAAAGGGATTAATGAAACCGAGCAGGAAAGTGTGTTTGAACGCATGTTCACACTTGAAGAGTCAAGAAACAAAGCATTTCAGGGCAGTGGTCTGGGTTTAACGATCACAAAAAGACTGATTGAAGAGATGCGAGGAGACATTTCAGTACAGTCCAAGCCATTTGAAAAAACGTCGTTTACATTTTCATTGAAATACCTTAAAAGAGCCTGTTCAAAAGGGTGA
- a CDS encoding response regulator transcription factor, which translates to MQKTILLVEDDRSISDMVKSYLTNEGFHVACVFDGEAATSAFKQLHYDLVLLDLMLPKLNGMDFLQLVRAESYIPVIIMSAKDSEVDKALGLGFGADDYIAKPFSMIELAARVKAAIRRATQYMVSQTESNQSNITVHELVLDVDNHRLTKKGVEINLTSKEWEILLLFFNNRKKVFTKEQIYRSVWGDDYYDDENIINVHMSRLREKIEDTPSKPVYIKTLWGIGYKLGEF; encoded by the coding sequence TTGCAGAAGACGATCTTACTTGTTGAGGATGATCGATCGATTAGCGATATGGTAAAAAGCTATTTAACGAATGAGGGTTTTCATGTTGCATGTGTCTTTGATGGTGAGGCGGCGACGAGTGCCTTTAAGCAATTGCATTATGACTTGGTTTTGCTGGACTTGATGCTGCCAAAGTTAAACGGCATGGATTTTCTTCAATTAGTGAGGGCAGAAAGTTACATTCCTGTCATTATTATGTCAGCAAAAGACAGTGAGGTCGATAAAGCGTTGGGGCTTGGTTTTGGTGCGGATGACTATATTGCCAAACCATTTTCAATGATTGAACTTGCAGCAAGAGTGAAAGCTGCCATAAGAAGAGCGACACAGTACATGGTTAGTCAGACCGAATCAAATCAATCAAACATTACAGTCCATGAGCTTGTGTTAGATGTGGATAATCATCGTTTAACGAAGAAGGGTGTTGAGATTAACTTAACATCAAAGGAATGGGAAATTCTCCTTTTGTTTTTTAACAATCGGAAAAAGGTATTTACAAAAGAACAAATTTATCGTTCGGTTTGGGGCGACGATTACTATGATGACGAAAATATTATTAACGTTCACATGAGCCGCCTAAGAGAAAAAATTGAAGATACCCCATCTAAACCAGTCTATATCAAAACACTATGGGGGATCGGGTACAAGCTGGGAGAATTTTAA
- a CDS encoding DMT family transporter yields MSWLYLTLAILFEVCGTLLMKLSNGLSHISYTVIMFICYVISLTMLSFALKNIEIGTAYAIWSGVGIVLIVTIGILFFKEPLSLQKIIFISLIVIGAIGLNLFGEVH; encoded by the coding sequence TTGAGCTGGCTTTATTTGACTTTGGCCATTTTGTTTGAAGTCTGTGGCACCCTGTTGATGAAGTTGTCCAATGGATTATCACATATTTCATATACAGTCATCATGTTTATTTGTTACGTCATCAGTCTTACCATGCTGTCATTCGCTCTAAAAAATATAGAAATCGGTACAGCCTACGCGATTTGGTCGGGAGTGGGTATTGTTTTAATCGTGACTATTGGCATTTTGTTTTTTAAAGAGCCACTATCGTTGCAGAAGATAATCTTCATCAGTTTGATTGTGATTGGTGCCATTGGATTAAATCTGTTTGGTGAAGTACATTGA
- a CDS encoding DUF2867 domain-containing protein — protein sequence MDKCMVKKVPVPEYSLASQSFPHINYSDSYRVVLPGESIHNVESVMRLFLAAIPSWVSRLMKVRDWLVSLIGLKTSSRSERQNLTLEKGSRIGIFRVMDRTSHEILLGEDDRHLDFRVSILLDEVNELNYVTVSTVVFFHNRLGRLYFFVIERFHKVIVSAMLKNMISHMNIEN from the coding sequence ATGGATAAATGTATGGTGAAAAAAGTGCCTGTTCCTGAATATTCTCTGGCCAGTCAATCTTTTCCTCATATCAATTATTCGGATTCATATAGAGTGGTTCTGCCTGGTGAATCAATCCATAATGTAGAGTCTGTCATGCGATTATTTTTAGCTGCCATACCTTCATGGGTTTCACGTTTGATGAAAGTGCGTGATTGGCTGGTCAGCCTGATTGGGTTAAAAACATCCAGCCGATCAGAAAGACAGAATCTGACCCTGGAAAAGGGAAGCAGAATAGGCATTTTTCGTGTCATGGATCGCACATCCCATGAGATATTATTAGGAGAAGATGACCGTCATCTGGATTTTAGAGTGTCCATTTTGCTGGATGAAGTGAATGAACTAAATTATGTCACTGTCTCGACTGTCGTATTTTTTCATAACAGGTTAGGAAGATTGTACTTTTTCGTTATCGAAAGATTTCATAAAGTAATCGTATCGGCGATGCTGAAGAATATGATCAGTCACATGAATATTGAGAACTGA
- a CDS encoding MFS transporter: MLSYQRIKILVVTCAALFMSMLDNLVLGVALPSIQKSFHANLSDLEWFTNAYTLAFAVLLIPFSMLGERIGRKKVFLIGVVLFTLGSALSGMSHHSLQLIFSRALQGIGGAAIVPLSLTLVNEAFTEKMRAAAMGIWSGISGLGLSVGPLVGGLILDGAPWQLIFWVNVPVGILAMFLGLRWLPESKGEAKPMNPLSIFLLGAGMFGIIFGLQRSNADGWSSSNVIGSIFGGFIVLFLYYVWERTRKRQLIQFHFFKNGRYSTLIIAGFLMNAGIFGSIFLLTLFLQIAQGYTALEAGVREMAWTGCTMVAAPIAGLLVGRFGTKTILSIGLLFQAIGLLGFVILISRLGTDFSFGYLAPFMVTAGTGMGLSFTPLAHGILSTVPQDASGEASGISNATRELGGVFGIAICTLIFESGKKITSPETFSTHMVPSLLAGAGFIALALGFVMVLFRGTFKKQRLVETEELGKRA; encoded by the coding sequence ATGCTTTCATATCAACGCATCAAAATATTGGTTGTGACTTGTGCGGCGCTATTCATGTCGATGCTGGATAACTTAGTTCTTGGGGTGGCGTTGCCTTCTATTCAAAAATCTTTTCACGCAAACCTGTCGGATCTGGAATGGTTCACAAATGCCTATACACTCGCTTTTGCCGTTCTTCTGATTCCCTTCAGTATGCTCGGGGAGCGAATCGGACGTAAGAAAGTCTTTTTGATAGGTGTTGTTCTTTTCACTTTAGGATCAGCATTGTCCGGAATGAGTCATCATTCCCTTCAGTTGATTTTTTCCCGTGCACTTCAGGGCATAGGGGGAGCGGCCATCGTCCCGCTAAGCCTGACACTTGTTAATGAGGCTTTCACTGAAAAAATGCGTGCGGCGGCAATGGGCATCTGGTCCGGGATATCCGGCCTTGGATTGTCTGTCGGGCCGCTTGTTGGCGGATTGATTTTAGATGGAGCACCATGGCAACTGATTTTCTGGGTCAATGTGCCTGTCGGTATATTGGCCATGTTTCTGGGACTAAGGTGGCTGCCTGAATCAAAAGGAGAAGCGAAGCCGATGAATCCATTAAGTATCTTTTTGCTCGGCGCGGGTATGTTCGGAATCATCTTCGGTCTGCAGAGAAGCAATGCCGACGGCTGGAGCTCTTCAAATGTTATCGGCTCTATTTTCGGAGGATTCATTGTACTATTCCTTTATTATGTGTGGGAGAGGACGAGAAAAAGGCAATTGATCCAATTTCACTTTTTCAAGAATGGCCGCTATTCAACTTTGATCATTGCCGGATTTCTCATGAATGCGGGCATCTTCGGCTCCATCTTTCTGTTAACGCTTTTCCTGCAGATTGCTCAAGGATACACGGCGCTTGAAGCAGGAGTTCGCGAAATGGCCTGGACCGGCTGCACGATGGTTGCCGCACCTATTGCCGGACTTCTGGTTGGACGATTTGGAACGAAAACTATTTTATCGATTGGTCTTCTTTTTCAGGCTATAGGACTTTTGGGATTCGTGATTCTTATTTCAAGATTGGGCACGGATTTTTCTTTCGGATACCTTGCTCCATTTATGGTGACGGCGGGTACCGGTATGGGACTGAGTTTCACACCGCTGGCACATGGGATTCTATCGACCGTTCCTCAAGATGCATCCGGGGAAGCGAGCGGAATCAGCAATGCCACTCGTGAACTCGGGGGTGTTTTTGGAATCGCCATTTGTACGCTGATCTTTGAATCAGGGAAAAAGATAACCTCTCCTGAAACATTCAGCACTCACATGGTTCCATCCTTACTTGCCGGTGCCGGCTTTATTGCACTTGCGCTTGGTTTTGTGATGGTACTTTTCAGAGGCACATTTAAGAAACAGAGGTTGGTGGAGACAGAGGAACTTGGTAAAAGAGCATGA
- a CDS encoding TetR/AcrR family transcriptional regulator, translated as MSNKEAAAPSRKNQILKAAAALFAEKGYYKTTTADVAREVGVTQPYVFHFFKTKEELYSAVLQEAKEIIVYAFASTEAPAENLQASMGMAFESLLKSCRNEMLLIMTAFTIPEPAIREQVRAGFDEVYEHVKDQFTKAGIADPEDEARDFIGCGLMITMAEILQLPKLFPWE; from the coding sequence ATGAGTAATAAAGAAGCAGCAGCTCCCAGCAGGAAAAACCAAATTCTAAAAGCTGCTGCGGCACTATTCGCAGAAAAAGGATATTACAAAACAACGACTGCCGATGTAGCACGAGAGGTAGGAGTCACGCAGCCTTATGTGTTTCATTTTTTTAAGACAAAAGAAGAGCTTTATTCGGCAGTACTGCAGGAAGCTAAAGAAATTATTGTATACGCCTTTGCAAGCACAGAAGCACCGGCAGAGAATTTGCAGGCATCGATGGGTATGGCTTTTGAATCCTTACTAAAAAGTTGCCGCAATGAAATGCTATTGATCATGACGGCCTTCACGATCCCGGAACCGGCAATCAGGGAGCAGGTCAGAGCCGGTTTTGATGAAGTTTATGAGCATGTTAAAGATCAGTTTACGAAGGCAGGCATTGCTGACCCTGAAGATGAAGCACGGGACTTTATCGGTTGCGGGCTTATGATCACAATGGCCGAAATCTTACAGTTACCTAAGCTGTTTCCGTGGGAATAA
- a CDS encoding asparaginase, with amino-acid sequence MKKILVLATGGTIASTHQQDGLAPGLTIDQLASYFKHNQDISVDFQVLMNKDSTNIQPEDWLAMAESIEENQNRYDSFIITHGTDTMAFTASGLSYLLHGIKKTVVITGSQVPVSFKRTDAKKNIHDALTFAQRADIPGVFIVFDGKAIQGTRAIKMRTKSYDAFESINYPYIASIDKGGIRIDYRPEPEKQLLKTHMGICPDVFLLKVFPGLSPLFFDFLQDHTKGLIIESFGNGGLPFEKRNLVSGVDRLVRKDIPVVITTQCLEEGQNMDLYEVGKRVADAGGITAGDMNTEAIVAKLMWVLSQTSDLVTIKRMIQTPIAHDLDYI; translated from the coding sequence TTGAAAAAAATTTTGGTTCTTGCAACGGGGGGTACCATTGCCTCAACTCATCAACAGGACGGTCTGGCACCGGGCCTGACCATTGATCAGCTCGCCAGCTATTTCAAACATAATCAGGATATATCGGTTGATTTTCAGGTTCTGATGAATAAAGACAGCACCAATATCCAGCCTGAGGACTGGCTAGCCATGGCTGAGTCTATCGAAGAAAACCAGAACCGATATGACAGTTTTATCATTACTCATGGAACGGATACCATGGCTTTTACCGCTTCCGGTCTTTCCTACCTGCTTCATGGTATTAAAAAAACCGTTGTCATTACAGGCTCGCAGGTGCCCGTAAGTTTTAAAAGGACAGACGCGAAGAAAAATATTCATGATGCACTGACTTTTGCGCAAAGGGCCGATATTCCAGGCGTTTTCATTGTCTTTGACGGGAAAGCCATTCAAGGCACACGAGCAATAAAAATGAGAACAAAGAGTTACGATGCTTTTGAAAGCATCAATTATCCATACATCGCATCCATCGATAAGGGTGGTATTCGGATTGATTACCGGCCTGAACCGGAAAAACAACTTCTGAAAACGCATATGGGTATCTGTCCTGATGTCTTTTTGCTCAAAGTTTTTCCGGGGCTTTCTCCTTTATTTTTTGACTTCTTACAGGATCATACAAAAGGGCTGATCATTGAAAGCTTTGGCAACGGCGGGCTTCCCTTTGAAAAAAGGAATCTGGTATCAGGAGTCGATCGATTGGTGCGGAAGGATATTCCTGTAGTTATCACGACCCAGTGCCTTGAAGAAGGGCAGAATATGGATTTGTACGAAGTTGGAAAACGAGTTGCTGATGCCGGGGGGATTACTGCCGGTGATATGAACACCGAAGCCATTGTGGCCAAACTGATGTGGGTACTCTCCCAGACTTCGGATTTGGTGACTATTAAACGGATGATTCAGACACCGATCGCTCATGATCTGGACTATATTTAG
- a CDS encoding helix-turn-helix domain-containing protein yields the protein MLDQLIEFRKSRKLTIQNMADVLGIAKSTYASYETGYRQPPIDALIKIANFFNISLDTLVNRHYRSGIDLDQIKGGNYRFYIDGKALTKDELKAIVAFVKVKRSLS from the coding sequence TTGCTGGACCAATTAATCGAATTCCGAAAAAGTAGGAAACTGACGATCCAGAATATGGCTGATGTGCTCGGGATTGCGAAAAGCACTTACGCCAGTTATGAGACAGGCTATCGCCAGCCTCCGATTGATGCACTGATTAAGATCGCGAATTTTTTTAATATTTCCCTCGATACACTAGTCAACCGGCATTACAGGTCTGGCATCGATCTTGATCAGATAAAGGGCGGAAATTATAGATTTTATATAGACGGCAAGGCATTAACAAAGGATGAACTGAAGGCAATCGTTGCCTTCGTGAAAGTTAAACGGAGCTTATCATGA